Proteins encoded by one window of Blautia faecicola:
- the metK gene encoding methionine adenosyltransferase: MEKRLFTSESVTEGHPDKICDQISDAVLDALMEQDPMSRVACETAITTGLVLVMGEITTKGYVDIQKIVRDTVREIGYDRGKYGFDSENCGVITAIDEQSTDIAMGVDKALEAKEHKMSDEEIDAIGAGDQGMMFGFATNETEEYMPLAISLAHKLTRQLTKVRKDGTLGYLRPDGKSQVTVEYDDNGKAYRLDAVVLSTQHDPDVTQEQIHEDIKKYVFDEVLPAEMVDADTKFFVNPTGRFVIGGPNGDSGLTGRKIIVDTYGGYGRHGGGAFSGKDCTKVDRSAAYAARYVAKNIVAAGLADQCEIQLSYAIGVAHPTSINVDTAGTGKVSDEKLVEIIRENFDLRPAGIIKMLDLRRPIYKQTAAYGHFGRNDLDLPWEKLDKVDVLKKYL; encoded by the coding sequence ATGGAAAAACGTTTATTTACTTCCGAATCTGTAACCGAAGGCCATCCGGACAAAATCTGTGACCAGATTTCCGATGCAGTCCTGGACGCACTGATGGAACAGGATCCGATGAGCCGTGTAGCCTGCGAGACAGCTATCACTACCGGTCTGGTACTGGTTATGGGTGAGATCACAACAAAAGGATATGTAGATATCCAGAAAATCGTAAGAGATACCGTTCGTGAGATCGGATATGACAGAGGAAAATACGGTTTTGATTCAGAGAACTGTGGTGTGATCACAGCCATCGACGAGCAGTCCACCGATATCGCTATGGGTGTCGACAAAGCGCTGGAAGCAAAAGAACATAAAATGTCTGACGAAGAGATCGATGCCATCGGAGCAGGAGATCAGGGTATGATGTTCGGTTTCGCAACCAACGAGACAGAAGAATATATGCCGCTGGCCATCTCTCTGGCACACAAACTGACCAGACAGCTGACAAAGGTAAGAAAAGACGGCACACTGGGTTATCTGAGACCGGACGGAAAATCCCAGGTAACTGTAGAATACGATGATAACGGAAAAGCATACCGCCTGGATGCAGTCGTACTGTCCACACAGCACGATCCGGATGTAACACAGGAACAGATCCACGAAGATATCAAAAAATATGTCTTCGATGAGGTTCTCCCGGCAGAGATGGTAGATGCAGACACCAAATTCTTTGTAAATCCGACAGGAAGATTCGTAATCGGCGGACCAAACGGTGACAGTGGTCTGACAGGAAGAAAGATCATCGTAGATACTTACGGTGGATATGGCCGTCACGGCGGCGGAGCTTTCTCCGGAAAAGACTGCACAAAGGTTGACCGTTCCGCAGCTTACGCAGCACGTTACGTTGCAAAGAACATCGTAGCAGCAGGTCTGGCTGATCAGTGCGAGATCCAGCTGTCCTACGCGATCGGTGTTGCACATCCGACTTCCATCAACGTAGATACCGCAGGAACCGGTAAAGTGAGCGATGAAAAACTGGTAGAGATCATCCGTGAGAACTTCGATCTGAGACCGGCCGGAATCATCAAGATGCTGGATCTGAGAAGACCGATCTACAAACAGACAGCAGCTTACGGACATTTCGGAAGAAACGATCTGGATCTGCCATGGGAAAAACTGGATAAAGTAGACGTTCTGAAAAAATATCTGTAA
- a CDS encoding MATE family efflux transporter, whose protein sequence is MRKKRSEQMEGHSVSGESRKNGWVEQKKELTKVLKIAWPAVFESFFISLAGMIDVYMVSGLGSEAVASVGLTTQPKFLGLSLFFAMNVAIAAIVARRTGEKDKRRANETLAEAILLTILFGTVITVACVSLAGWLMEKCGSAPDTHDGAVIYFQIIMGGMIFNIISMVINAAQRGAGNTKIAMYTNTISSIVNIIGNYLLIGGHLGFPKLGIRGAALATVLGTVVGCTISVMSLFRKDSFLSIPYIIKEGLWKRFESVKIILKLSSSTFVEQILMRIGFMSTAVMAADMGTAAMAAHQVGMNALSLSFSFGDGMQAAAVALIGQSLGSKEPQEAKRHGMTCEKVALVMAVFMSMFYLFCGKWLFGLFFAEAHIVEIGVRISRILIVIVLFQICQVVFTGALRGAGDVVYTMISSTISVTFVRTAVSYICCYIVGWGIYGIWMGIVADQFCRLMLSGIRFRSGKWMKIKI, encoded by the coding sequence ATGAGAAAGAAAAGGAGTGAGCAGATGGAAGGACACTCGGTATCCGGCGAAAGCCGGAAAAACGGATGGGTGGAACAGAAAAAGGAATTGACGAAGGTATTGAAAATCGCATGGCCGGCAGTCTTTGAGTCTTTTTTTATCTCGCTGGCGGGCATGATCGATGTCTATATGGTCAGTGGACTCGGTTCGGAAGCAGTGGCTTCGGTGGGACTGACGACACAGCCAAAATTCCTCGGACTGTCTTTATTTTTTGCGATGAACGTGGCGATTGCCGCGATCGTTGCCAGACGAACAGGAGAAAAAGACAAAAGAAGAGCAAATGAAACGCTGGCAGAGGCAATCCTTCTTACGATTCTCTTCGGCACGGTCATCACGGTTGCCTGTGTGAGTCTGGCAGGATGGCTGATGGAAAAGTGTGGATCCGCACCGGATACCCATGACGGAGCGGTGATTTATTTTCAGATTATTATGGGTGGGATGATCTTTAATATTATATCCATGGTGATCAATGCTGCACAGAGAGGGGCAGGAAACACCAAAATCGCGATGTATACCAACACCATATCCAGCATCGTCAATATTATTGGAAATTATCTTTTGATCGGTGGTCATCTTGGATTCCCTAAACTGGGGATCCGCGGAGCAGCACTGGCGACGGTGCTTGGAACGGTTGTGGGGTGTACGATCAGTGTAATGTCACTGTTTCGGAAGGATTCCTTCCTCAGTATTCCGTATATTATAAAAGAAGGGCTGTGGAAACGGTTCGAATCGGTAAAAATAATCTTAAAACTTTCAAGCAGTACATTCGTGGAGCAGATTCTGATGCGTATCGGTTTTATGTCAACCGCTGTGATGGCGGCTGACATGGGAACGGCGGCGATGGCGGCACATCAGGTGGGAATGAATGCGCTGAGTCTTTCGTTCTCTTTCGGTGATGGTATGCAGGCGGCAGCCGTGGCACTGATCGGGCAGAGTCTCGGAAGCAAAGAACCGCAGGAGGCAAAGCGACACGGGATGACCTGTGAAAAAGTGGCACTTGTGATGGCTGTTTTTATGTCCATGTTCTATCTGTTCTGCGGAAAGTGGCTGTTCGGACTGTTCTTTGCGGAAGCACATATCGTGGAGATCGGTGTGAGGATCAGCCGGATTCTGATAGTGATCGTGCTGTTCCAGATCTGTCAGGTGGTATTCACCGGAGCACTGCGCGGCGCGGGTGATGTGGTGTACACCATGATCAGTTCTACCATCAGCGTTACCTTTGTGAGAACGGCTGTTTCGTATATATGCTGCTATATTGTTGGCTGGGGAATCTACGGAATCTGGATGGGTATCGTAGCGGATCAGTTCTGTCGTCTGATGCTAAGCGGCATACGGTTCCGGAGCGGAAAATGGATGAAAATCAAGATTTAA